Proteins encoded in a region of the Apilactobacillus apisilvae genome:
- a CDS encoding cation diffusion facilitator family transporter, translating to MHEHNHEKSQMTGRRFFFVTVLNSTITIVEFLGGILSGSLSLISDAFHNLGDSASVVGSYYAHRISERPQNKFNTFGYKRAQIISAFLNSIFLLMLSAVLIFEAVPKLFKPEQINGNLMLIVAVVSTVANLISTLMLSHGSKNNLNIRATYLHLLSDTLASIGIIIGGLLIKLFGWNIIDPLVTIIVALYIISETFPIIKKTIKILMQGAPHINCYDIQKDLLNINGVTGVHHVHIWLVDENSIMFSAHINMKDMLISDAEKIYDPIAKILHDKYHVEHVTLQAEVEHGKKEDLFYDSGTDIK from the coding sequence ATGCATGAACATAACCATGAAAAAAGTCAAATGACTGGTCGCCGATTTTTCTTTGTGACAGTACTAAATTCGACAATTACGATTGTTGAATTTTTAGGGGGGATTCTTTCGGGAAGTTTGTCTTTAATATCTGACGCTTTTCATAACTTAGGTGATTCAGCTTCAGTTGTAGGTAGTTATTATGCACATCGAATTAGCGAACGTCCACAAAATAAATTTAATACGTTTGGCTATAAAAGAGCACAAATTATTTCTGCTTTCTTAAATTCAATTTTCTTATTGATGCTTTCAGCTGTTTTGATTTTTGAAGCGGTTCCTAAACTGTTTAAACCAGAACAAATTAATGGAAATCTGATGTTAATCGTTGCTGTGGTTTCAACAGTTGCCAATCTGATTTCAACACTTATGTTAAGTCACGGATCTAAGAATAATTTAAATATTCGAGCTACATATCTTCATTTATTAAGTGATACTTTAGCATCAATTGGAATTATTATTGGTGGTCTTTTAATTAAGCTGTTTGGTTGGAATATTATTGATCCACTAGTGACAATTATTGTTGCTTTATATATTATTTCGGAAACATTCCCAATTATTAAAAAAACAATTAAGATTTTGATGCAGGGTGCACCACATATTAATTGTTATGATATTCAAAAAGATTTACTTAATATCAACGGAGTAACTGGAGTTCATCATGTTCATATTTGGTTAGTCGATGAGAATAGTATTATGTTTTCTGCTCATATTAATATGAAAGACATGTTAATTAGTGATGCTGAAAAGATATATGATCCAATTGCTAAAATATTGCATGATAAATACCATGTTGAACACGTAACTTTACAAGCTGAAGTTGAACATGGCAAGAAAGAAGATTTATTTTACGATAGTGGTACTGATATTAAATAA
- a CDS encoding GNAT family N-acetyltransferase, whose translation MLMRRAHIEDLNAIKQIIFEGKELLSKQGVNQWQDGYPNTDSLINDIRNQWTVVLEENGEILGTAAVIPGTDDSYENLDGIWLSNGPYVSIHRVAVSNHHHGRGLSQKLFEAIYDVVKNVNGINSIRVDTNPDNLGMQHVIKKAGFIETGKVVPISATQNTKIRNYAYERLIKQPLLV comes from the coding sequence ATGTTAATGAGAAGAGCACACATCGAAGATTTGAATGCAATTAAACAAATTATTTTCGAAGGGAAGGAATTGCTTTCTAAACAAGGGGTTAATCAATGGCAAGATGGTTACCCAAATACTGACTCATTAATTAACGATATTCGTAATCAATGGACCGTTGTTTTAGAAGAAAATGGTGAAATTTTGGGAACAGCAGCTGTAATTCCAGGAACTGATGACAGTTATGAAAACTTAGACGGAATATGGTTATCAAATGGCCCCTATGTTTCAATTCATCGGGTAGCCGTATCTAATCATCACCATGGACGTGGCTTATCACAAAAATTATTTGAAGCTATTTATGATGTTGTTAAAAATGTTAATGGTATTAATAGTATTCGTGTTGATACCAATCCTGATAACTTAGGGATGCAACATGTAATTAAGAAGGCTGGTTTTATTGAAACTGGCAAGGTAGTACCTATCTCAGCTACCCAAAATACTAAAATTAGAAATTATGCTTATGAACGCTTAATTAAACAACCACTATTAGTTTAA
- a CDS encoding DUF1003 domain-containing protein produces the protein MNKDSQQEVKCVVDGKTYLRDEGITLKELAQPISNAIKQDYPKAKMTSFICANHLLEYRMNRVDSLINSDLRQSQKINRKLTRALRDDNYEITDVNVSLSKSTTFGQKVSDAVAKFGGSWTFIFIFVSILVIWMLINGLAIFGIHFDPYPYILLNLFLSCFSAIQAPIIMMSQNRSAQRDRLDAENDFHVNLKSEHELRILHAKLDHLTQNQMPHDLEIEKLQLQILGEVRAELTNLRNENIKLKEKLKQSN, from the coding sequence ATGAATAAAGATTCACAGCAAGAAGTAAAGTGTGTGGTTGATGGTAAAACTTACTTAAGAGATGAAGGGATTACTTTAAAAGAATTAGCGCAACCGATATCCAATGCAATTAAGCAAGACTATCCTAAAGCTAAAATGACTAGCTTTATTTGTGCTAATCATTTGTTGGAATATCGAATGAATCGAGTAGACTCATTAATTAATTCAGATTTAAGGCAGAGTCAAAAAATTAATCGTAAATTAACCCGCGCTTTGAGGGATGATAATTATGAGATTACCGATGTGAACGTTTCATTAAGCAAAAGCACGACTTTTGGCCAAAAAGTATCGGATGCAGTAGCTAAATTTGGTGGTAGTTGGACTTTTATTTTTATTTTTGTCTCAATTCTGGTAATATGGATGCTTATAAATGGTTTAGCAATTTTTGGTATTCACTTTGATCCTTATCCATATATTCTATTAAATCTATTCTTAAGTTGTTTCTCAGCAATTCAAGCACCTATCATTATGATGAGTCAGAATCGTTCAGCTCAACGTGATCGACTAGATGCTGAAAATGATTTTCATGTTAATTTAAAATCAGAACATGAATTAAGAATTTTACATGCTAAGTTAGACCATTTAACTCAAAATCAGATGCCCCATGATTTAGAGATTGAAAAATTACAACTACAAATTTTGGGTGAGGTTCGTGCTGAGTTAACTAATTTAAGAAATGAAAACATTAAATTAAAAGAAAAATTAAAGCAATCTAACTAG